The Marinibacterium anthonyi genome contains the following window.
TGCAAGCCGCCTGAGGCGACGGCTTGCAGCGGCATCCAGCTCCGTGAGGAGCCAGAGATTTATCACGGAGCCCGCCGCAAGCAGGACACTGACATACATCCCCGCCTTGACGAGGATCGAGGCGATCTGCACCGGTTCCAGTGCGGCAAGAACTCCGCCCATGATTTACTTCCCGACTTTGAACGCAAAGCTACCGTTCATCGGGTGACCGTCCGGCGACATGCCACGCCAGTCGACCTTGTAATTGCCTGGTGCCAGCTTCGGCAGCTTGCCTTCCCAGGTCTTCACGGCCTGGTTCGCGGCCGGACCGTTGATCTTATAGGTTTTACCGTCCGGCGCTTTCATCGTGACGGTGGTGATCTGCATGGGATCGGTGAACATCAGGTGCATGACCTTGGTGTCCGCGCCGACCGTCTGGCCATTGCTCGGCATCGTCATCATGTCCTTGCCATGTGCCAATGCAGCGCCTGCGTTCAGGGCAAGGCCAACCGACAGAGCGGCGGAGGTCAGGATAGTGCGGAGTTTCATTTGGGTGATCCTTTGATTGGTTCAGGTTGAAAAAGTTGCCCCCCTGCGGCTCCGCAGCGCTTTGCAGAAGCAGATACCGAGAGGGGCGCAGGAAAATCAGAACATGAAGTTGATGCCGACCACGCCGGTCAGTTCGTCGACCTCATGACCGTGATCGCGCAGGATGCCGGCTGTTCCGCCAAAGGCGCGTTCGTAGTTCACGCCGATATAAGGAGAGACGCTGCGACCGATCAGGTCGTAGCTCAGACGCAGCCCCAGCTCGACAGAGCCACCGCCTGCCGCTATTTCGCGCTCTGGGTCATCCGTCAGCGGAAGGCTGACCTCGATCGAGGGCGTCAGGATCAGCCGGTTCGTCAGCAAACCTTCATATTCCACTTCCGTCCCGATGTAAGGATACTCGGAGACATAGAGCGCCGCTTCGACTTCGAACCACTGCGGCGCAAGGCCGGTCACGCCGAAAGCGCCATAGTAGCGCTCGGGTGCGCCATCCGGCGTCGAGGCTGCGACCCCGATAAAGCCATCGAAGAAGTCGGTGATCGGCTTCTGGAGACGGATCTGGTTGTCCATCTCTTCGAAATCACCGCCTTCGATCTTCGCGCCTTCGCTTTTCCAAACGAGGCGCAGATCGTCGTTGCCAACCCAGGCGTCGAATTCCCAGGCGAAGGCGTTTTCTTCATCACCCATCCGATATTCGAGCTTGTCGGTCCGCAATCCCCAGACGGTCGGGGAAACGCCCACCTCAGCCATCGCCGCAGGTGCGAAAGCCAGCCCAAGCGGAAGCCCTAGAATTGTTCCAAGCAGTAGTTTTTTCATGTGATTGGTTTCCTTGGAATACGCGTCCATCAGGACGGCCCGCCTTCGACGATGACCTTGCGGAACATGCCGCCGGCCATGTGATAGGAGAGGTGGCAATGGAAGGCCCACTGGCCGGGGGCATCGACTTCGGTCTCGGTGTAAAGCGTCGTCCCCGGCGCCACGCTGACCGTGTGCTTCACAGGGTCGTAGGCCCCTTTGCCGGTGTCGATGATCGTCCACATGCCATGCAGGTGCATCGGGTGCGCCATCATGGTTTCGTTGACGAACTTGAAGCGGACGCGCTCCCCGTATTTCAGACGGATCGGGTCGGCATCCTCGTATTTCACGCCGTCGATGGACCAGATGTAACGTTCCATGTTGCCGGTGAGGCGGATCTCGATCTCGCGGGTGGCGGGGCGATCACGGTAGAGCGGTTTGCGCGCCGTGAGGTCTTCGTAGCCAAGGAACTTGCCGCCATTTGCCGCCGTCGGGATCAGCCCGCTGCCCGGTGCATAGAAGGTAGCGCCCGGCGCGCCTTCAGAAGGAACGACGGGCATGCCAGCGGACATGTCCATACCGCCCATATCCATCCCGGAATGGTCCATGCCGGACATGTCGAAGCCGCTCATGTCCATGCCCGAGTGGTCCATCCCCGACATGTCCATGCCGCCCATGTCCATCCCGGAATGGTCCATGCCGGACATCATGCCGCCCATGTCTGCCATGGTCAGAAGAGGCTGAGGCCGCATCTTATAGTAGGGGCCGACCATGCCTTCAGACGGTGCCAGCGTGCCCCGCACCATCGCGGTGCGGCCCGCACTTTCGCCGATGATCGAATAGGCCTTGGCCTCGCGCGGCTGGACGATCACGTCATAGGTTTCCGCCACGGCGATGCGCAGTTCATCCACCGCGACCGGCTTTACATCGTTGCCATCTGCCTGCACCACGGTCATCTTCAGACCCGGCACGCGCACGTCGAAATAGGTCGTCGCCGAGGAGTTGATCAGGCGCAGGCGCACCTTTTCGCCGGGCTTGAAGATGCCGGTCCAGTTTTGCTGGGTGCTGGCGCCGTTGATCAGTGGCGTGAAGCCCTGAACATCCTCGATGTCCGTGGGCATCATGCGCATGGCACCCCACATCTTCCGATCCTGAAGGGCAGCTTTCAAACCCTCGGCGCCCGCGTCCTCGATCAGGTCCTGCGCCGTGCGTTGCGCGCGGTTATAGTAGTCCGCCGAGGCTTTCAGGTTGCGGAAAATCCGCGATCCGCTGTGCGGATGCTTGTCCGTCAGCTGCACCACGTAGTCGCGGTCCGTGGGCACCGCCTCGCCGCCTTTCGGGGAGATCACGATGGCGCCATAGGCCCCGTCAGGCTCCTGGAAGCCCGAATGGCTGTGGAACCAGTAGGTGCCTGCCTGTTCGATCGGAAAGCGGTAGGTGAAGGTTTCGCCCGCCTTGATGCCGTTGAAGCTGATACCTGGCACGCCGTCCTGCTGGAACGGCAGGATCAGGCCATGCCAATGGATGGACGTGCTTTCGCGCAGATTGTTCTTCACGCGGATGACGACGTCTTCGCCTTCCTCGAAATGCAGGATGGTCGGGGTCTGGCTACCGTTGTAGCCGATCCCGTTCTTCTTGAAGGTTCCTGTGTCGATCCGGACCTTGTCGACGGTGATGTCATAGGTGCCAGCTTGCGCAGGCAGTCCGAGGGCAAGCCCCAGCACTACGGCGAGAGGCCGCAGGAAATTCGTGTGTTTCATGTGTTTTCCGTGAACGCGGACCAAAAAATGGCCCAGCAAAGAGGAGGTCACTGCTAAGCAGTGATGGGGGGAGAAGGATCAGATGGACCAGAGGTTCGAACCTGAAAAAGGCCGTAAATGATCAAATTGCCGGACGTGGCCGCTCAGGCAACGCCGCAATCAACGCCGTACAGGCGCGCTCAGGCCAGAGGAGGCCGGAGGAATGAGAGAAGGACGGATTGCAGAGCCACGCTCGGTTCGGCCGGATTCAGGTCCGCGATCCGAAAGTCCTTGTGCAGGGCGACAGCTGACGCAATTCCAGACTGATCTGTGCAAGCAACGCTGCCGCAATGAAGCAGCCCCATTGGCTTGGGTTGTTGCTCGGTCTCGAAGGCGACGTCGACCACTTGATCTTGGAAGATGGGTATCTCTTCACAATGCGCATGTTGAGCCACAGGCTCTGCACTATGTTCGGCCATCGGCATCACATGCGCGAATGCACTCGTAACAACGAGCTGCAATGCAACAAGAATGATGAAGAACCTACCGAGCACACAGTTTCCTTTCGTCCACCGACGATAAACACTTCTCGGCGGTCAGTCGTCAAGTCTGAATAAGCCCTCCAGTTGCTGGAAGATCACGACTTCGTGAGGTTGACATGACGCGCTATCTAGAGCGGCTCCCCTTGGTTTGATCCAACATCTGGCGCTCAGGAACAGGTCTTGTCTCCTTGGCGGTCGCTCCGTGGACTTGGGCTTCCTGTTCTTTGGTCACGTTAGCGAGTTTGTGGACTGGGATCTGTCTTCCGGCTTTCATCCCTTGGGATAGCAGCTTGGCTGCATGGTCGCGTGCAGTCTCGCGATCTTTTTCAGAAACACCTTCAGCCCGGAGCCGAGCGTCCATGTGGGCGAGGACGCTGGCCGGGCCTTTGGCGGCATGGTCCCCAGGTTCGTATCGCTTGATGCGGTCTTCAAGACGATCTGATTTGGTGTCCTGCTCACGCTGTTTGTCGGCCATCGGCGTCTCCTCGGTGGTTGTCTTCGCCGCAGATTTCCCCTGTGACGCGCGTTGCGGCTGTGCTTCGCGCTCGATGCCCTTGGCGTCCCAAAGGCGACGGTGTCCTTGGCGTTCGACTTCCTCGCTGGTCTTCTGGTCCTTGACTTTGTAGGTCACCGGCTCGACGCCGGGAGAGAAGAAGGTCGCGCGGTCGCCGACTTTCAGGTCATGCTTTTCGAGCGCGGCGGGGAGGGTGACGCTCCAGATGTGCTCCTCCTTGCCCGCCTTATTGGTGAGCGCGACGAAGGGCACGGGATCAGCCCCTTCGCGGTTGCGATAGGGGGCGGTGCCGATGTCAGTGATCTTGCCGGAGATGCCGCTAGAATAGCTTTGGCGCGGCGCGACCTGCTGGTCTTCGCGGTCGGGCCCATTGGCATTGGCGGGTTGGGAGGCACGGTCCGTCCGCTCGATGGCACGTTCTCCGATCATCTGGGACCGGCGGTTGGCTTCCTCCTGATCTTTCTCCGTGGGGCGGTAGCCCTGGACCTTCAGTCCCTGGGCGGTGCCTTCAACCCACATCTCGCGCCGGAACTCCTCCGGCCCTTTCGCCTTCAAACTCTGCCAGCCGCGATGCGAAGCCAGCTCGATCATGTCCATTGCGGTCCCGCGATCCGCGTTGCGGGTGGTGAGCTGGTCGCCCTTGTCGATGATCGCAGGCCGGGCGTCATCATAGGATCGGTAGAGGTCCTGCTGACCCTTCGCCTTCGTGACGAGAAACCTGTCGTGATAGCTGACCGGCAGGTCAAAGCGATCCTGATCCGGTTTGGCCTTTTGTTTCTCGCTTGGCGAGATCGAGCCCTTGTCTTTGGGCCGCTTTTCCGGGCTGGCCTTCTCCGCGATCCGATCATGATAGCCGGTCCAGAAGTCCATGTTGGTCTGCGTCATGCGGGAAGGGGCCGCGCCATCGCGGTTCAGGTCCGTGAGATCCTTGCGGACGCTGTCGTGCGTGGGAACGGATTTCTGGATGTCCGTCCCGATGGTGACCGTGCGGGCGATGGTGCGCGCGCCTTTGTCCGTCGCCTCGATCACGCGCGGGTGCTGGCTGGCGTCGGCATCCGCGAAGGAACGCCCTGCGGCGGCGGCCGAGGTGAAGCGCTCTTCCTTGTCATTGTGCGCGTAGGAGAGCGTGAAGCTTGTGCTCTTGTCCGTCTCAGACACTCCGTTTCCTTTCGGCTTTCGCGGGGACGACGTCACAACCGAGGGCGGCGAGGATGTCCGCCGCACCCTTGCGTGTTCCGATCTGTCCGGCCTTGTTCAGCGCCTTGATTTTCGCCTGTGCCCTCCGCCCGCTCAGGGCCAGTCGGTCGAAGGAGATGCCTTCGGGGTTGGCGATCTCCTCGTCGGTCATCGGCACTTCGGCAGGTTCGCCATTGGCGACATTCGCGGCCTGCACGGCTTTCAGACCGGCCAGCTTGTCGAAGTTGGTCTGAAGGGTGGAGACGCTCTCGCGCAGCATCGCGTTCTCGTTTTTCAGGGAGGCCACGGCCTCGGCCAAGGCGTGGCGGTCGATCTTGGGGACCACGGGCGGTGGCACCTTGGAGCGTTCAAGCAGTGCCGCTTCGGCATAGAACCTGATCTTCTTCGCCCGGATCGGTGGGTGTCCGGCGACGAAGACCAGCGCCTCGCTCTGGTCCATTTGCAGGAGTTCCTGCGGCAGCATGAGGGAGCGTTTCTGCTCGCTGTGGCTGACGGTCGTGCCCTTGCGGTTGGCGAGGTACTTGGACTTGGACTCGCTGCGGGCTTCCACGCCATGCGTGCCGAGCCGTTCCGAGAGGTTGCGCGCCTCTTTCACGCCCTTCGGGGTGAAGACGATGCTGACGCCGGAGTTATCCATATAGGCATCGGCGCCGTCCTGGCCGTAGATGTCGGCCAGCTGGGCCGGGGTCTGGACGATGGTCAGGACCTTCATCCCGTAGCCCGCGAAATAGCCGATGCCGCGCTTGAAGGCCGGAAGCTCCCCGACCGAGGCGAACTCGTCCATGCAGAGCAGGACCTTGTGTTTCAGCGCCGGATTGTGCTCGGGCAGTTCCTGCATGTTGGCGTCGACGCAGGACTGAAAAAAGAGGTTCATCAGCGGTCCGAGGCGACCGAGATTGTTGGGCGTGATGCCGACATAGATGGTCATCTGCTTGCGGCGCAGATCGGCAAAGGCAAAATCCGAGGCAGCCGTCGCGCGGTCGAGCATCGGGTTGGCAAAGAGGCCGAGATTGGCGGTGATCGTGGATTTCACGCTCTCGAAGGTGTTTTCGCTCTTTGACAGGAAGTCGTTGAGCGTCGAGACGGTCTGAAGTGACAGCGGACGCCCGGAGGCCTTCCTGTAATCGATCCGCTTCTGGAAGGTCTGGACGAAGTCCGGGGTCAGCGTGAGCTGGCGGTAGATTTCCCCCAGGGTGAAGGGCCGTTCCGGCGTCTCGGCCAGATAGCCGCCGACGCCGACAAAGGCCGTCTGTGCCGCCCGGTCGAAGAACGGGTCTTTCGAGGCCACAGGGATGAATAGGTCGGCCAGTCGCTGAAGATCCTCGATCTGGTAATCAGTGCCGCGCCGGACCGTCGTGAGCGGGTTCCAGCGATGTGTGCGACCGTCCGGATCGAGGGGATCGAACAGGAAGACCTCCTGGCCCCCCGCTTTGCGGAAGCCTGCGGTCAGCGTCCAGTTTTCCTTCTTGATGTCCAGGACCACGGCGGAGTCCGGCCAATTGAGGAGGTTCGGGATCACCACGCCGACGCCCTTGCCGGAGCGGGTCGGGGCATAGAGCAGAACATGTTCGTCGCCGCCATACATCAGCAGGTTCCTGGGGGTCAGATGCCCGGCCTTCTGGATCGTGACTGCGCCGCCTTGCTCGACTGATCGGCCCCATTTATCGACCCGCTTGCCATAGTGGCGGGAAGGTAGGGAGCCGGTGAAACCCGCGATCAGACCTGCCTTCGACCTCATGCCCGCCTGACGGATGTCGCGGGCGTGAGCAAACTCGGCGCGGCCGTGCACGTCCGGTTTCGGCTGCGCTTTCAGGATTGCGGCGGCGATCACAATGGTCGGCAGCAGCCCGGCATAGCCCGAGAGCTTGATCCATTTAACCGTCTCGGGATCGGTGTATCCGGCCAGCGCTGCCTGGGGCCAAAGCAACAGGTCGCGGGGCAGGTGGAGCGGAACCTTCAGCCCCCATTGCATGACATAGGCGGCGGTGACGAGCCCGCCGGCCACGGCGAAGACGACCGCGGCAGAGATCGCGGCAGCCCGCGCGGGTGTGCCTAGGCGATGCCAGTTCTGGACGATCATGCGGCACCCCCGAGTTTTCTGCGGGGATCGAAATAGACCTCGCTGACCCTGCGCCCGGCGGCGGCCTTCTTTATCTGCACGACCACGTCGACCATCTGGTAAAGCATGCCCTTGATCTCGTCGCGCTTGAGGTCGCGCCCGGCCTCGCTCTCCTTCACCAGCAGGGCCAGCTGTTCGAATGCGAGCGTGGCGGAGTCGGCGTGTATGGTGGTGATCGACCCGCCATGCCCGGTGTTGACGTTGCGCAGGTAGTAGAAGGCCGAGGCGTCGCGAAGCTCCTGCAGGAAGATGCGGTCGGGCCGCATCCGGAGCGCGCTTTCCAGCAGGTCTCGGGCCGTGACATTGGCCTCGCCCTGACCGCCCTTGGAATAGATCATCCGCACCACGTTGGGCTGCGGAAGTTCCAGCTCGACGGTATCCTCGATGGTGATCAGCCGTTCATCGGTCGGGATCAGCGGGATTAGCGCCTTCGAGAAGGTCGTCTTGCCCGAGCCGGTGGAGCCGGAGACCAGGATGTTCTTCTTTGCAAGAACGGCTGCGTTCAGGAAGGCTTTCCAGTCGCCATTACGGTGATGGCCGAGGAGGGTTTCATCCTCGCCAGACAAGGCAGAGGGGGCGTTGGTGACGCCTTCGAACATGCCCTGACCCAGAAGCTCGTCGAGCGTGAAGGTCCGCTGCGCCGGTTTGCGGATGGTGATGCTGACCGTGCCCGCCGGTACGGCAGGCGGCAGCACGATCTGGATGCGCTCGCCCTGTGGTAGGGAGCCAGACAGTAGCGGCGTCGTCTCGTTGACCTTCTGTCGGGAGAAGGTGCCCACGGTTGCGACGAGGCCGGTCAGGAAGGCGTAGGTCAGCTCGGGCAGGTCGACCCGTTCCCATGTCCCTTGGGCATATTCGACGAAGACCTCGCCGGGGCGGTTTATGCAGATTTCCAGAATGTCGTGGCGCTCAAAGAAGGGCGATAGCGGGGCCATGTGAGAGGCCAGTGCCGAGGGCACGGGCCTTTCTTGCGGCAGGATGGGCCTCTCCATCATTTCAGCCGGTAGACGCCGGAGAAATCGAGATCGCGGGCCACCATGACCGAGACCTCTTCGCCCTGGTTCTTCCGCAGGATCACGGGCACGTCGATGGTGTTTTCCAGCTCCGTCTGGGCGAGGCTGCGCGCCGCCGCGCGGGAGTTCTCATAGGAGTCATCGTCGCCGGAGGTGGTGGCGACGATCAGGGCATCGTCGATGATCGACAGCATCATCGTGCCGCCGAAGCGGGTCCAGAACTGGGTGTCGATGTCGCCATCAAAGCCGGTACGACCAAGGGCATCGGCACCGGGCGAGCCCAGGTTCACGATCACGCTGTTCGGTGTTTCGGCACGGGTCCAGATGACGAAGAGGCGCTTGCGGCCGCGCTGCATCCCGCCCTTGTACTCGCCGACGATACGGGTGCCGCGATCCAGAAGGATCACCGCGCCCGTGGTCGAGTAAACATCGTCGGTCACGGTGCAGCGGACCATGCCGGGGGCCGTGGAATCCATTGCCGTGTCGAGCGAGCAAGGGATCGTGGTGCCCTGGGTCACCGTTAGGTTCGGATGAGTAAGGACGGTGGCCTTTTCCGATTGCCGGTCGCTGGTGACCAGTTCGGCCGCCAGCCCGGTCAGCTTGCCGCCCGCGCCCTCGGCCGAGCCGCCAAAGAGATTGGCCCCGGCTTCGGTGCCCGCTGGGGCCGCCGATCCGGCAAGTCCCGTCAGATTGCCCTGATAGGCCATGACCGGCGCGCGTTTTGAGGACTCGTAAAGCTGTTCGGCCTCGCTCGGTTCCGCCGGAGTCAGTTGTTCTTCCCGGCGCACGCGCTCGATCGGGCCGACCGGCGCTTCGGGTTCGGGTTTCGTCTCCTCTGGTTGGGCCTGCTGCTCCTGCTGTCGGGGCAGTTCCGCAGGCTCGAAGTTCTGCCCGGGCCGGATCGTGGTCTGCTGGCGCTCGGTTTCTTCGGGCTGCGCAGGCTCTTCGTCGGAGGGCCATTGGAGGAAGGCCATCGTGCCGAGGAAGACGAGGCCAGCGGCCACGAGGAATTTCTTGTTCTTCTCGTTCAGCCCGGCGGATTTCGCGCTGGTGATCGAGGAGATGCCGCGCTCGCCCTCGATGCCGCTTTCCGTTGCGTCGGGTGCACCGTCCTGCGGCGCTTGCTCTTCAGTCGTCATGATCACTGTCCGATGATTTCGCGCTGCACGGAGCGGCTGATGGTGCCGGTGCCGGTGTAGCCACCAGACGAAGATCCCAGCCCCATGTTGTAGATTGCGGTGACTTGGTTCCCGAGGCGCAGGCGCATTTCGGGGGTCACGTCATGCACGATGATCTGGTTCTTGCGGACTGTGGTGTTCGCCATGCGCTCGGTGCCGGAGCTGTCCACGACAAAGACCGAGGGCATCCGGTTCATCCGCGAGAAGGTCAGAACCGTCATTTCCCCGTTGTCGTAGGCTTGCGACGGCTGAAGGTCATGAGACCCCGCGACCAGATAGCGCCAGTTCTTCGAGCCGGAGGTTGCCACGGATTCCGCCAGCCTTGCCTTGGCAGCCTCCTCCTGCGCCCGTGCTTTCTGGTCAGCAGCTTCTGCACGGCGGCGGTTGGCCTCGTCGGTCGGGTAGGCAAACCTGATCTGGAAATAGACATCTTTGGAGTTGTTGGTGATCGCGCCGTCCCGGACGATCAGCTCGAAGGAATAGGTCCGGGTGGTGCCGTCCTCGCGCATGGTCGCGATCTGGAGGTTGGTCGGCGGGTTGGCCTCGCGCGGCTTGAGATAGAGGATGTTGCCGCGCGGGACGATCTCCCAGGCGACGGTGTCGCCGCTGCCCACGTCGATGATTTCTTCGGTCTGAGCGAAGACGACCTGCACGGAGGTCCGCAAGGTGCCGACGACACGGACCACGTCCCATTCATTGTAGCTGACGGACCGAACGCGGCTGTCGGAGCGCGACGGGTTCGGGATGTCGAGCGCCAGGGCAGGCGCGGCGGCGCTGAGCGCCAGACAGGTGATGAGGGCTGTACGCAGGATCATTCCGTCACCTCCGGGTCGGCCCGATAGGTGCTGACGATGAAGCCCAAGGGGTTGATCGTGCGATCCTCGGTGCTGATCTCCGCATCGGCGTCGAAGTCGAAGCCGATGGTCGAAACCCAAAGGCTTTGCGTCGTCAGGTTTTCGCGTTCGTTGGTCTCGGTCTTGTAGAACCGGACCTGGGCCAGCCCGTCATTCAGGAAGGAGATCGAGCGGATCTTGATCTCGGCCTTGGTGTCGGTGCCATAGGCGTATTGCGGGCTCTTGGGGTTGGAGCCGTTGTAATAGGTCGAGAAGCGTGCCTGTTCCTCGGGCGAGGACATCAGCGTCACCTCGTGGAAGATCGCTTCCCGTTCGGCATAGGTGTAGCCCTCGCGTTCACGGACGTAGCGGGCGAGGAAATAGCGGGTGACGGCCTCGTCATAGGTGGTGTCGCCGTCGCTCAGCCGGGTCATGACCTCGGGCACACCGCTGGCCTGATCGACCCGGATGACGAAGGGCACCACTTCCTTGAGCGGGGCCATGAAGCCAACAGCGGCCACGCTGGTCAGTGCCATGACGCTGGCGGCCCCGGCGATGATCCAGGCTGTCCGCTTGGAGCGTTCGGCGGCGAGGCGGCTGTCATAATCGAAGCTGCGGGCCTCCTTCAGATAGGCGGCAAGGTCCTTGTCCTGCGATACCGTCATGCGTCTTCCCCCTCCCGCGTGTCCGCGATCCGGGGCGTGACGCCAATTTCCTTCTGCTTTTCGAGGACAGCGGCCTGATAGTCCCACTTGGTCGGGTTCAGAGGCCGGACGACCGAGCCTTTCACATCCGGCAGCGGCGTCGTCGTGGCGCAGGCCGAAATGCTGAGGGCGGCCATCAGGAGGACAAGTTTCTTCATCGCGTAACCTTGGAGTCTAATCGTGGAAGAGGTGGATTTGTCCGCCTCAGCTCTGTCGTGTCGCGGAGCCACTGGCGGGGGGCGTGCTGCCTCCCTGCCGGGGTGCCGCATTTCCCAGAAGCTTCCGCTCCACGAAGCGCTGCGCGGCACCGGTTGAGGCACCGGCCCCGGCGCTCAGCGCCGCCGCGATGGAGGGAAGCAGGAAGAAGAAGATCGTGCCGCAGGCCATTGCGACGAGGAATGCAGAGACGGCCGCTGCGCCGTCCTCGATGCTGAAGCTCGAATAGACGTCGCCGATGAAAGAGGTCACCACCAGCATAAGAACGATGACCAGGAGCTTCAGCAGGGCGAAATTCAGGGCCTGACCCAGCCAGGCGAAAAACCAGCCGCGCGTGACATCGAAGAGGGCGAAGGCGACGAAGAGCGGGCCGATCGCCGCCATGAGCGCCAGACCAAAATGGACCAGAAGGCTGATCACGAAGGCGATCGCGGCAAAGGGTACGGCGGCGATTATCACGACGATCGACAGGACATAGCCATAGATCGAGCCCGCGATGCCCGAGCCGTACTGATCCTGCACTTCGGCGCTGATCCGGCCCGCCATCGCCATGACGGGATCGGAGGGTAGGTCGGTCGAGCCGCCGGTCAGCGTTTCCACGAAATCAGGGATGCCGTTGAGGATCGTGTCCCCGACCCAGGACGAGTAATCGCCGACGCTGGATACGAGGGTCCAGATGATGGCCAGTTTCACGCCGCGCAGGGTGAAATCCATCAGTGGTTCGTGGATGGAGCCACGGATGATCGCCCAGCCATAAAGAAATAGGTAGATCGTCAGGGCCGCCGTCAGCGGT
Protein-coding sequences here:
- a CDS encoding Type IV secretion system protein VirB11, whose protein sequence is MMERPILPQERPVPSALASHMAPLSPFFERHDILEICINRPGEVFVEYAQGTWERVDLPELTYAFLTGLVATVGTFSRQKVNETTPLLSGSLPQGERIQIVLPPAVPAGTVSITIRKPAQRTFTLDELLGQGMFEGVTNAPSALSGEDETLLGHHRNGDWKAFLNAAVLAKKNILVSGSTGSGKTTFSKALIPLIPTDERLITIEDTVELELPQPNVVRMIYSKGGQGEANVTARDLLESALRMRPDRIFLQELRDASAFYYLRNVNTGHGGSITTIHADSATLAFEQLALLVKESEAGRDLKRDEIKGMLYQMVDVVVQIKKAAAGRRVSEVYFDPRRKLGGAA
- a CDS encoding Type IV secretion system protein virB10 → MTTEEQAPQDGAPDATESGIEGERGISSITSAKSAGLNEKNKKFLVAAGLVFLGTMAFLQWPSDEEPAQPEETERQQTTIRPGQNFEPAELPRQQEQQAQPEETKPEPEAPVGPIERVRREEQLTPAEPSEAEQLYESSKRAPVMAYQGNLTGLAGSAAPAGTEAGANLFGGSAEGAGGKLTGLAAELVTSDRQSEKATVLTHPNLTVTQGTTIPCSLDTAMDSTAPGMVRCTVTDDVYSTTGAVILLDRGTRIVGEYKGGMQRGRKRLFVIWTRAETPNSVIVNLGSPGADALGRTGFDGDIDTQFWTRFGGTMMLSIIDDALIVATTSGDDDSYENSRAAARSLAQTELENTIDVPVILRKNQGEEVSVMVARDLDFSGVYRLK
- the pcoC gene encoding Copper resistance protein C precursor, yielding MKLRTILTSAALSVGLALNAGAALAHGKDMMTMPSNGQTVGADTKVMHLMFTDPMQITTVTMKAPDGKTYKINGPAANQAVKTWEGKLPKLAPGNYKVDWRGMSPDGHPMNGSFAFKVGK
- the copA_5 gene encoding Copper resistance protein A precursor, which translates into the protein MKHTNFLRPLAVVLGLALGLPAQAGTYDITVDKVRIDTGTFKKNGIGYNGSQTPTILHFEEGEDVVIRVKNNLRESTSIHWHGLILPFQQDGVPGISFNGIKAGETFTYRFPIEQAGTYWFHSHSGFQEPDGAYGAIVISPKGGEAVPTDRDYVVQLTDKHPHSGSRIFRNLKASADYYNRAQRTAQDLIEDAGAEGLKAALQDRKMWGAMRMMPTDIEDVQGFTPLINGASTQQNWTGIFKPGEKVRLRLINSSATTYFDVRVPGLKMTVVQADGNDVKPVAVDELRIAVAETYDVIVQPREAKAYSIIGESAGRTAMVRGTLAPSEGMVGPYYKMRPQPLLTMADMGGMMSGMDHSGMDMGGMDMSGMDHSGMDMSGFDMSGMDHSGMDMGGMDMSAGMPVVPSEGAPGATFYAPGSGLIPTAANGGKFLGYEDLTARKPLYRDRPATREIEIRLTGNMERYIWSIDGVKYEDADPIRLKYGERVRFKFVNETMMAHPMHLHGMWTIIDTGKGAYDPVKHTVSVAPGTTLYTETEVDAPGQWAFHCHLSYHMAGGMFRKVIVEGGPS
- the traG_5 gene encoding Conjugal transfer protein TraG — protein: MIVQNWHRLGTPARAAAISAAVVFAVAGGLVTAAYVMQWGLKVPLHLPRDLLLWPQAALAGYTDPETVKWIKLSGYAGLLPTIVIAAAILKAQPKPDVHGRAEFAHARDIRQAGMRSKAGLIAGFTGSLPSRHYGKRVDKWGRSVEQGGAVTIQKAGHLTPRNLLMYGGDEHVLLYAPTRSGKGVGVVIPNLLNWPDSAVVLDIKKENWTLTAGFRKAGGQEVFLFDPLDPDGRTHRWNPLTTVRRGTDYQIEDLQRLADLFIPVASKDPFFDRAAQTAFVGVGGYLAETPERPFTLGEIYRQLTLTPDFVQTFQKRIDYRKASGRPLSLQTVSTLNDFLSKSENTFESVKSTITANLGLFANPMLDRATAASDFAFADLRRKQMTIYVGITPNNLGRLGPLMNLFFQSCVDANMQELPEHNPALKHKVLLCMDEFASVGELPAFKRGIGYFAGYGMKVLTIVQTPAQLADIYGQDGADAYMDNSGVSIVFTPKGVKEARNLSERLGTHGVEARSESKSKYLANRKGTTVSHSEQKRSLMLPQELLQMDQSEALVFVAGHPPIRAKKIRFYAEAALLERSKVPPPVVPKIDRHALAEAVASLKNENAMLRESVSTLQTNFDKLAGLKAVQAANVANGEPAEVPMTDEEIANPEGISFDRLALSGRRAQAKIKALNKAGQIGTRKGAADILAALGCDVVPAKAERKRSV
- the virB8_1 gene encoding Type IV secretion system protein virB8, with the translated sequence MTVSQDKDLAAYLKEARSFDYDSRLAAERSKRTAWIIAGAASVMALTSVAAVGFMAPLKEVVPFVIRVDQASGVPEVMTRLSDGDTTYDEAVTRYFLARYVREREGYTYAEREAIFHEVTLMSSPEEQARFSTYYNGSNPKSPQYAYGTDTKAEIKIRSISFLNDGLAQVRFYKTETNERENLTTQSLWVSTIGFDFDADAEISTEDRTINPLGFIVSTYRADPEVTE
- the copB gene encoding Copper resistance protein B precursor; this translates as MDAYSKETNHMKKLLLGTILGLPLGLAFAPAAMAEVGVSPTVWGLRTDKLEYRMGDEENAFAWEFDAWVGNDDLRLVWKSEGAKIEGGDFEEMDNQIRLQKPITDFFDGFIGVAASTPDGAPERYYGAFGVTGLAPQWFEVEAALYVSEYPYIGTEVEYEGLLTNRLILTPSIEVSLPLTDDPEREIAAGGGSVELGLRLSYDLIGRSVSPYIGVNYERAFGGTAGILRDHGHEVDELTGVVGINFMF
- the virB6 gene encoding Type IV secretion system protein VirB6, translating into MLQTLYDNFADSLTDKMNDISSTISSELTAPLTAALTIYLFLYGWAIIRGSIHEPLMDFTLRGVKLAIIWTLVSSVGDYSSWVGDTILNGIPDFVETLTGGSTDLPSDPVMAMAGRISAEVQDQYGSGIAGSIYGYVLSIVVIIAAVPFAAIAFVISLLVHFGLALMAAIGPLFVAFALFDVTRGWFFAWLGQALNFALLKLLVIVLMLVVTSFIGDVYSSFSIEDGAAAVSAFLVAMACGTIFFFLLPSIAAALSAGAGASTGAAQRFVERKLLGNAAPRQGGSTPPASGSATRQS
- the virB9_2 gene encoding Type IV secretion system protein virB9 precursor, translated to MILRTALITCLALSAAAPALALDIPNPSRSDSRVRSVSYNEWDVVRVVGTLRTSVQVVFAQTEEIIDVGSGDTVAWEIVPRGNILYLKPREANPPTNLQIATMREDGTTRTYSFELIVRDGAITNNSKDVYFQIRFAYPTDEANRRRAEAADQKARAQEEAAKARLAESVATSGSKNWRYLVAGSHDLQPSQAYDNGEMTVLTFSRMNRMPSVFVVDSSGTERMANTTVRKNQIIVHDVTPEMRLRLGNQVTAIYNMGLGSSSGGYTGTGTISRSVQREIIGQ